Proteins encoded in a region of the Streptomyces sp. NBC_01471 genome:
- a CDS encoding M4 family metallopeptidase, translating into MRPTHRRATATGALVAAAALLAVGVQAGTASASPENTAASAAVTGKSAPGAAPAALSPSQRAELLRQANATKADTARSLGLGAHEQLQVHDVTKDRDGTTHTRYERTYDGLPVLGGDLVVDTSKAGATEGVTKASRVELKNLKNFTTDAAVAPAAAEKSALKAAAAQGSAKTSADRAPRKVMWLAQGKPTLAYETVVGGFQDDGTPSELHVITDATTGKKLFERQAVETGVGNTEYSGKVTLGTTKSGSNYTLTDGGRGGHQTFNLNHGSSGKGTLYTNTTDTWGNGLASNSETAAADAHYGAAETWDFYKNVFGRTGIAGNGVAAYSRVHYGNAYVNAFWDDSCFCMTYGDGAGNADPLTAIDVAGHEMSHGVTAATAGLNYSGESGGLNEATSDIFGTSVEFYANNTSDPGDYLIGEKIDINGDGSPLRYMDKPSKDGASKDAWSSSLGGLDVHYSSGPANHFFYLLSEGSGKKTINGVNYDSPTSDGLPVTGIGRDKAQLIWYKALTEKFTSTTNYAAARTGTLAVASELYGATSAEYKSVADAWAAINVGARPGGGDPGTGTVFQSTTKVAIPDGGSAVNSPIAVTGVTGKAPAALKVDVNISHTWRGDLVIDLVGPSGKTYRLKNSSSSDSADDVVASYTVNASTETANGTWKLKVQDVAKQDTGSLNSWKLTF; encoded by the coding sequence GTGAGACCCACGCACCGTCGTGCCACCGCCACCGGCGCCCTCGTCGCCGCTGCGGCACTGCTCGCCGTAGGAGTACAGGCCGGCACAGCCTCCGCATCACCCGAGAACACCGCCGCGTCCGCGGCGGTCACCGGCAAGTCCGCCCCCGGCGCCGCCCCGGCAGCCCTCTCGCCCTCCCAACGGGCCGAGTTGCTGCGCCAGGCGAACGCCACCAAGGCGGACACCGCCCGGAGTCTCGGTCTCGGAGCACATGAACAGCTCCAGGTCCACGACGTCACCAAGGACCGCGACGGCACCACGCACACCCGGTACGAGCGCACGTACGACGGGCTCCCCGTCCTCGGCGGCGACCTGGTCGTCGACACCTCGAAGGCAGGAGCGACCGAGGGCGTCACCAAGGCGTCCCGCGTAGAACTGAAGAACCTCAAGAACTTCACCACCGATGCGGCCGTCGCACCGGCCGCCGCCGAGAAGTCGGCGCTGAAGGCCGCGGCCGCACAGGGGTCGGCGAAGACCTCGGCCGACCGGGCGCCGCGCAAGGTGATGTGGCTGGCGCAGGGCAAGCCGACGCTCGCCTACGAGACGGTCGTCGGAGGCTTCCAGGACGACGGCACCCCGAGCGAGCTGCACGTCATCACCGACGCCACCACCGGCAAGAAGCTCTTCGAGCGCCAGGCCGTCGAGACCGGCGTCGGGAACACCGAGTACAGCGGCAAGGTCACCCTCGGCACGACCAAGTCGGGGTCGAACTACACCCTGACCGACGGCGGCCGCGGCGGCCACCAGACGTTCAACCTGAACCACGGGTCGTCCGGCAAGGGCACCCTGTACACCAACACCACGGACACCTGGGGCAACGGCCTGGCCTCCAACTCGGAGACCGCGGCGGCCGACGCCCACTACGGGGCCGCCGAGACCTGGGACTTCTACAAGAACGTCTTCGGCCGGACCGGGATCGCGGGCAACGGCGTCGCCGCCTACTCGCGGGTCCACTACGGCAACGCGTACGTGAACGCGTTCTGGGACGACAGCTGCTTCTGCATGACGTACGGCGACGGAGCGGGCAACGCCGACCCGCTGACCGCCATCGATGTCGCGGGCCACGAGATGTCGCACGGTGTCACCGCCGCGACCGCCGGGCTCAACTACAGCGGTGAGTCCGGCGGCCTGAACGAGGCCACGTCCGACATCTTCGGTACGTCGGTCGAGTTCTACGCCAACAACACCTCGGACCCCGGTGACTACCTCATCGGCGAGAAGATCGACATCAACGGCGACGGCTCCCCGCTGCGCTACATGGACAAGCCGAGCAAGGACGGCGCCTCCAAGGACGCCTGGTCGTCCAGCCTCGGCGGTCTCGACGTGCACTACTCGTCGGGCCCGGCCAACCACTTCTTCTACCTGCTCAGCGAGGGCAGCGGAAAGAAGACGATCAACGGCGTCAACTACGACTCGCCGACATCGGACGGCCTGCCGGTGACGGGCATCGGCCGCGACAAGGCCCAGCTCATCTGGTACAAGGCGCTCACCGAGAAGTTCACGTCGACCACCAACTACGCGGCGGCCCGCACCGGGACGCTGGCGGTCGCGAGTGAGCTGTACGGCGCGACCAGCGCCGAGTACAAGTCGGTCGCGGACGCCTGGGCCGCCATCAACGTCGGTGCCCGGCCCGGCGGCGGAGACCCGGGCACGGGCACCGTCTTCCAGTCCACCACCAAGGTCGCCATCCCGGACGGCGGTTCGGCGGTCAACTCGCCGATCGCGGTCACGGGTGTGACGGGCAAGGCTCCGGCCGCGCTCAAGGTGGACGTCAACATCAGCCACACCTGGCGCGGCGACCTGGTCATCGACCTGGTCGGCCCGAGCGGGAAGACGTACCGGCTGAAGAACTCCAGTTCGTCCGACTCGGCGGACGACGTGGTGGCCTCGTACACGGTCAACGCGTCCACCGAGACGGCCAACGGCACCTGGAAGCTGAAGGTCCAGGATGTCGCCAAGCAGGACACCGGATCGCTGAACAGCTGGAAACTGACCTTCTGA
- a CDS encoding M4 family metallopeptidase yields MTSHISRSQRIAGSIAVAALLATGLTTLSSGAAGAAPTPAAPAARALALSSTQHAALLRTAAANTASTAGKLGLGSQEKLIVRDVIKDANGTTHTRYERTYAGLPVLGGDLVVHTPKSGAATVTKATKATIKVAGTTAAVKPATAQQKALSAAKAAGADKASANEAPRKVIWAATGKPTLAYETVIGGFQDDGTPSRLHVVTDAATGKKLSQWQAVETGTGTSEYSGKVTLGTTKSGSSYTLTDGARGGHQTFNLKNGTSGKGTLFSKSTDTWGDGTAKNAETAAVDAHYGAAETWDFYKDVLKRNGIAGDGKASYSRVHYGDSYVNAFWDDSCFCMTYGDGEGNADPLTAIDVAGHEMSHGLTAATANLDYTGESGGLNEATSDIFGTAVEFYANNTSDPGDYLIGEKININGDGSPLRYMDKPSKDGGSADYWSSSLGDLDVHYSSGPANHFFYLLSEGSGKKTINGVDYDSPTSDGSTVTGIGRDKAIQIWYKALTTYMTSTTDYAAARTATLKAASDLYGADSAEYKAVGAAWTGINVK; encoded by the coding sequence GTGACCTCTCACATATCGCGTTCCCAGCGCATCGCCGGTTCGATCGCCGTCGCGGCGCTGCTGGCCACCGGCCTCACCACCCTCTCCTCCGGTGCCGCGGGCGCCGCACCGACGCCGGCCGCACCGGCCGCGCGGGCGCTCGCCCTCTCCTCCACCCAGCACGCGGCCCTGCTCCGCACGGCGGCGGCCAACACCGCGAGCACCGCCGGAAAGCTCGGCCTCGGCAGCCAGGAGAAGCTGATCGTCCGGGACGTCATCAAGGACGCCAACGGCACGACGCACACGCGGTACGAGCGCACCTACGCCGGGCTTCCCGTCCTCGGCGGCGACCTCGTCGTCCACACGCCGAAGTCGGGTGCGGCCACGGTCACCAAGGCGACCAAGGCGACCATCAAGGTCGCCGGCACCACCGCGGCCGTGAAGCCGGCCACCGCCCAGCAGAAGGCGCTCAGCGCCGCCAAGGCCGCGGGCGCCGACAAGGCCTCGGCCAACGAGGCCCCGCGCAAGGTCATCTGGGCGGCCACCGGCAAGCCCACCCTGGCCTACGAGACCGTGATCGGCGGCTTCCAGGACGACGGCACCCCCAGCCGGCTGCACGTCGTCACCGACGCGGCCACCGGCAAGAAGCTCTCGCAGTGGCAGGCCGTCGAGACCGGCACCGGCACCAGCGAGTACAGCGGCAAGGTCACCCTCGGCACCACGAAGTCGGGCTCCTCGTACACGCTGACCGACGGGGCCCGCGGCGGCCACCAGACGTTCAACCTGAAGAACGGCACGTCGGGCAAGGGCACCCTGTTCAGCAAGTCCACCGACACGTGGGGCGACGGCACCGCCAAGAACGCGGAGACCGCGGCGGTGGACGCGCACTACGGCGCGGCCGAGACCTGGGACTTCTACAAGGACGTCCTCAAGCGCAACGGCATCGCCGGTGACGGCAAGGCGTCCTACAGCCGGGTCCACTACGGCGACTCGTACGTCAACGCCTTCTGGGACGACAGCTGCTTCTGCATGACGTACGGCGACGGCGAGGGCAACGCCGACCCGCTGACCGCCATCGACGTCGCGGGCCACGAGATGTCGCACGGCCTCACGGCGGCCACCGCCAACCTGGACTACACCGGTGAGTCCGGCGGGCTCAACGAGGCGACGTCGGACATCTTCGGCACCGCCGTCGAGTTCTACGCCAACAACACCTCGGACCCGGGCGACTACCTCATCGGCGAGAAGATCAACATCAACGGCGACGGCTCCCCGCTGCGCTACATGGACAAGCCCAGCAAGGACGGCGGCTCGGCCGACTACTGGTCGTCCAGCCTCGGGGACCTCGACGTGCACTACTCGTCGGGCCCGGCCAACCACTTCTTCTACCTGCTCAGCGAAGGCAGCGGAAAGAAGACGATCAACGGCGTCGACTACGACTCGCCCACGTCGGACGGCTCCACGGTCACCGGCATCGGCCGGGACAAGGCCATCCAGATCTGGTACAAGGCCCTGACGACGTACATGACCTCGACGACCGACTACGCGGCGGCCCGCACGGCGACGCTCAAGGCGGCGAGTGACCTGTACGGCGCGGACAGCGCCGAGTACAAGGCGGTCGGCGCCGCCTGGACCGGTATCAACGTGAAGTAA
- a CDS encoding response regulator transcription factor — translation MTEPRIRVLLADDEALIRAGIRAVLSADPSIEVVAEAADGHEAVELALGHRPDVALLDIRMPRLDGLRAAGELRTAVPDTALVMLTTFSEDEYIVRALDSGVSGFLLKSGDPRELIAGVRAVAGGAAFLSPEVARRVLTHLGTGRLSRAAEARTRLDPLTEREREVVARVGAGLSNAEIGAQLHVVEGTVKAHVSSVLARLELRNRVQLAILAYEAGLVTGTG, via the coding sequence ATGACGGAACCACGGATACGCGTCCTGCTCGCCGACGACGAGGCGCTGATCCGCGCGGGGATCCGGGCCGTCCTCTCCGCCGATCCCTCCATCGAGGTCGTCGCGGAGGCCGCCGACGGACACGAGGCGGTCGAGCTGGCTCTCGGACACCGCCCGGACGTCGCTCTGCTGGACATCCGGATGCCGCGTCTCGACGGCCTGCGGGCCGCCGGTGAGCTGCGGACCGCGGTGCCGGACACCGCCCTCGTCATGCTCACCACGTTCTCCGAGGACGAGTACATCGTGCGGGCCCTCGACAGCGGGGTCAGCGGGTTCCTGCTGAAATCCGGCGATCCCCGCGAGCTGATCGCGGGTGTCCGGGCCGTCGCCGGGGGCGCCGCGTTCCTCTCCCCCGAGGTGGCCCGGCGCGTCCTCACCCACCTCGGCACCGGGCGGCTCTCGCGCGCGGCAGAGGCCCGCACCCGGCTGGACCCGCTCACCGAACGCGAACGCGAGGTGGTGGCGCGCGTCGGGGCGGGGCTCTCCAACGCGGAGATCGGGGCGCAACTGCACGTCGTCGAAGGCACGGTCAAGGCCCATGTCAGCTCCGTACTCGCCCGCCTCGAACTCAGGAACCGCGTCCAACTGGCCATCCTCGCCTACGAGGCCGGGCTCGTGACCGGCACCGGCTGA
- the murJ gene encoding murein biosynthesis integral membrane protein MurJ produces the protein MEGTGPAAGTRARGRGGRGRHAAAGKPGPARRLLLRPAALMAAGTVASRATGLIRQVLQAGALGTGLLATTYNQANTVPASLYFLVIGGALNSVLVPQLVRARIEQPDGGRAFEQRLVTLTLTVLGAGSLLAVWAAPQIIGVYQRDTPGNHAAFQLTVVFARFLLPQIFFYGMYGILGQVLNARDRFGAMMWTPVLNNVLLIAVFGWYAGVMTAAAGVQDITPAQVTLLGAGTTLALAVQALALVPFVRAAGFRFRPRFDWRGTGMRASLGAARWTLLFVLANLVAATVVTRYATAADRELPRAGVGFTAYTYAQTIWSLPQSVVTVTLVTALLPRMSRAVAEHRGDDMRRDLSHALRTSGAVTVPAALFFLALGPQLAQLLFAHGAADAAATRPLGQMLQAFGPGLIPFSAQYVLLRGFYAFGDTRTPFLTALLTGAVQVALATGCHLLLPARWSVTGMAAGYGAACAAGLLVTARLLRRRLGGRLDGRRIVRAHGKLGGAALAAAATGWAAAALCPVPPGPPAGAAALTLAAGGGTMLLVFLLLARVWRIGELRGLPGMR, from the coding sequence GTGGAGGGGACGGGGCCGGCGGCAGGGACGCGTGCGCGCGGGAGGGGCGGCCGGGGGCGGCACGCCGCGGCGGGGAAACCGGGCCCCGCCCGGCGCCTGCTGCTGCGTCCCGCCGCGCTGATGGCTGCGGGGACCGTGGCGTCCCGGGCCACCGGCCTGATCCGGCAGGTGCTCCAGGCCGGGGCACTCGGTACCGGACTCCTCGCCACCACGTACAACCAGGCCAACACCGTCCCCGCGAGCCTGTACTTCCTCGTCATCGGCGGGGCGCTGAACTCCGTCCTGGTGCCGCAGCTGGTCCGCGCCCGGATCGAGCAGCCGGACGGCGGGCGCGCCTTCGAGCAGCGCCTGGTGACGCTCACGCTGACCGTGCTCGGGGCCGGTTCCCTGCTCGCCGTGTGGGCCGCGCCGCAGATCATCGGCGTGTACCAGAGGGACACACCGGGCAACCACGCCGCTTTCCAACTGACCGTGGTCTTCGCGCGGTTCCTGCTGCCGCAGATCTTCTTCTACGGGATGTACGGCATCCTGGGCCAAGTACTCAACGCCCGAGACCGGTTCGGCGCGATGATGTGGACGCCGGTGCTCAACAACGTGCTGCTGATCGCGGTGTTCGGCTGGTACGCCGGGGTCATGACAGCGGCGGCCGGGGTGCAGGACATCACCCCGGCACAGGTGACGCTGCTGGGGGCGGGCACCACGCTGGCCCTCGCGGTGCAGGCGCTCGCCCTGGTCCCGTTCGTGCGCGCCGCCGGATTCCGCTTCCGGCCGCGCTTCGACTGGCGCGGGACCGGGATGCGGGCGAGTCTCGGAGCGGCCCGCTGGACGCTGCTGTTCGTCCTGGCCAACCTGGTAGCGGCCACGGTGGTGACCCGCTACGCGACCGCCGCCGACCGGGAACTGCCCCGGGCCGGTGTGGGCTTCACCGCGTACACGTACGCGCAGACCATCTGGTCACTGCCGCAGTCCGTCGTCACGGTCACGCTGGTCACCGCGCTGCTGCCCCGGATGAGCCGGGCCGTCGCCGAGCACCGCGGCGACGACATGCGCCGCGACCTCTCGCACGCCCTTCGGACCAGCGGCGCCGTCACCGTCCCGGCCGCCCTCTTCTTTCTCGCGCTCGGGCCGCAGCTGGCCCAACTGCTCTTCGCGCACGGCGCCGCCGACGCCGCCGCCACCCGGCCGCTGGGGCAGATGCTCCAGGCGTTCGGGCCGGGACTGATCCCGTTCTCCGCGCAGTACGTGCTGCTGCGCGGCTTCTACGCCTTCGGGGACACCCGTACCCCCTTCCTGACGGCGCTGTTGACCGGCGCGGTCCAGGTCGCGCTGGCCACCGGCTGTCATCTGCTGCTGCCCGCACGCTGGTCGGTCACCGGGATGGCAGCGGGCTACGGGGCCGCCTGCGCCGCCGGGCTGCTGGTCACCGCGCGGCTGCTGCGCCGGCGGCTCGGTGGACGGCTGGACGGCCGGCGGATCGTCCGGGCCCACGGAAAGCTGGGCGGGGCGGCGCTCGCGGCCGCTGCCACCGGCTGGGCGGCGGCAGCGCTCTGCCCCGTGCCGCCCGGCCCGCCCGCCGGTGCGGCCGCGCTCACCCTGGCCGCGGGCGGCGGAACCATGCTGCTGGTCTTCCTGCTGCTCGCACGGGTGTGGAGGATCGGCGAGCTGCGGGGGCTGCCGGGAATGAGGTGA
- a CDS encoding sensor histidine kinase: MRRERITDLALWALICAPVVLRAVADGGGEWWRPVAGSMVLGAAVGLSRGRPLTALLLALALGLSVTPRLWSPEYATALAVFGCLAGRRTALARPALHAFAGTAAVGLLITLAARLDLRTWLVQLSTLAFAVMVPWLLGRYVRQYAQLVDTGWLLAGRLEREQGVAADRARLLERARIAGDMHDSLGHDLSLIAVRAAALEVDPSLSGQQQGAAGELRAAAGEATARLRDIIGVLRESDVAAPASPPGETVAEQVDRARRSGMDVALSGDGTAGGLAPMTVRAVHRTVQESLTNAARHAPGAPVEVRLVQSDSALTVTVTSAAGPAGLPPGPPAESGRAGAVELPGGTGGGTGLVGLDERIRLAGGVLRHGPLPGGGFDVCATLPRAPGAAPLAIPGASPSSAQELARARQQVRRRLKQAIWVPLAATAALGVLIGAVGLAARYGTVLDRARYDLVRVGDPAGPVGARLPGHAMGGAPGGAPPAPAGQNCRYYRTGPFTELPAYRVCFRGGTVASKAVVR, from the coding sequence ATGCGGAGAGAGCGGATCACCGACCTGGCACTCTGGGCGCTGATCTGCGCGCCCGTGGTGCTGAGAGCCGTGGCGGACGGCGGGGGTGAGTGGTGGCGGCCCGTGGCCGGGAGCATGGTGCTCGGTGCGGCCGTCGGGCTGTCCCGCGGCCGTCCCCTCACCGCGCTGCTGCTCGCGCTGGCGCTGGGCCTGTCCGTCACACCTCGGCTCTGGAGCCCGGAGTACGCGACAGCCCTGGCCGTCTTCGGCTGTCTGGCCGGCCGGCGGACCGCGCTCGCCCGCCCCGCGCTGCACGCGTTCGCCGGGACGGCCGCCGTCGGTCTGCTGATCACGCTGGCCGCGCGCCTGGATCTCCGGACCTGGCTCGTACAGCTGTCCACCCTGGCGTTCGCGGTGATGGTCCCGTGGCTGCTCGGCCGGTACGTGCGGCAGTACGCCCAACTCGTCGACACCGGCTGGCTGCTGGCCGGCCGGCTGGAGCGCGAGCAGGGGGTCGCCGCCGACCGGGCGCGGCTCCTGGAACGCGCCAGGATCGCGGGCGACATGCACGATTCGCTCGGCCACGATCTGTCGCTGATCGCCGTACGGGCCGCGGCACTTGAGGTCGATCCGTCACTGAGCGGGCAGCAGCAGGGCGCGGCCGGTGAGCTGCGGGCCGCTGCGGGGGAAGCCACCGCCAGGCTGCGCGACATCATCGGTGTCCTGCGGGAGAGCGACGTGGCTGCTCCGGCATCGCCGCCCGGCGAGACCGTGGCGGAACAGGTGGATCGGGCCCGCAGGTCGGGGATGGACGTGGCGCTGAGCGGCGACGGGACGGCGGGCGGCCTGGCCCCGATGACCGTGCGCGCGGTGCACCGTACCGTCCAGGAGTCACTCACCAACGCGGCCAGACACGCTCCGGGCGCACCGGTGGAGGTGCGGCTCGTACAGTCGGATTCGGCCCTGACGGTCACCGTCACCAGCGCGGCAGGCCCGGCCGGCCTGCCACCCGGCCCGCCGGCGGAGTCCGGCAGGGCCGGAGCGGTGGAGCTGCCCGGTGGCACGGGCGGCGGCACGGGGCTGGTCGGCCTGGACGAACGGATCCGTCTCGCAGGCGGGGTTCTGCGCCACGGGCCGCTGCCCGGCGGCGGCTTCGACGTGTGTGCCACCCTGCCGCGTGCACCCGGCGCCGCCCCTCTCGCGATCCCCGGCGCGAGTCCCTCCTCCGCACAGGAGTTGGCCAGGGCCAGGCAGCAGGTGCGGAGGCGCCTGAAGCAGGCGATCTGGGTCCCGCTGGCCGCCACCGCCGCACTCGGGGTGCTCATCGGCGCCGTCGGCCTCGCCGCCCGGTACGGAACGGTCCTCGACCGCGCCCGGTACGACCTGGTCCGGGTCGGCGACCCGGCGGGCCCGGTCGGCGCGCGGCTCCCCGGACACGCGATGGGCGGCGCACCCGGGGGTGCGCCGCCCGCGCCCGCCGGTCAAAATTGCAGGTACTACCGCACCGGGCCCTTCACCGAACTGCCCGCGTACCGGGTCTGCTTCAGGGGTGGCACCGTGGCGTCCAAGGCGGTGGTCCGCTGA
- a CDS encoding alginate lyase family protein has product MRTGTTSHRSPRRIRVRSAGVAAALAGLLGLALMPQAVAAGPAAPATAPVAAAAPATFTHPGVLVSAPQLDFVRGKVQAGAEPWKSADAQMMASKYASLSRTPAPRANVECGSYSDPDNGCTDEREDAIAAYTDALAWYITRDDRYAQKSIELMDAWSAVIKEHTNSNAPLQTGWAGSVWPRAAEIIKYTYTGWPNAGRFATMLRDVYLPVVIKGSQSNGNWELSMTEAAIGISVFLEDRTSYDKAVATFRGRVPAYIYLSSDGALPKVAPGSGLSGRDAIVKYWQGQSTFMDGLTQETCRDLTHTGYGISAISHIAETSRIQGQDLYPEIQERLRQALGLQSKYMMGAAVPSNLCGGSLKDSLGPVTEVGFNALHNRLGIAMTNTQALTEKQRPAGTDNLFVAWETLTHADNPA; this is encoded by the coding sequence ATGCGTACCGGAACCACCTCGCACCGATCACCCCGCCGCATCAGAGTCCGGTCGGCCGGCGTCGCCGCCGCGCTGGCCGGGCTCCTCGGCCTGGCGCTGATGCCCCAGGCCGTGGCGGCCGGGCCCGCCGCCCCCGCCACCGCACCGGTGGCAGCGGCGGCCCCCGCCACCTTCACCCACCCCGGCGTCCTGGTCAGCGCCCCGCAGCTCGACTTCGTCCGCGGAAAGGTCCAGGCGGGCGCCGAACCCTGGAAGAGCGCCGACGCCCAGATGATGGCGAGCAAGTACGCCTCGCTCTCCCGCACCCCCGCCCCGCGTGCCAACGTCGAGTGCGGCTCCTACTCCGACCCCGACAACGGTTGTACGGACGAGCGCGAGGACGCCATCGCCGCGTACACCGACGCACTCGCCTGGTACATCACCCGGGACGACCGGTACGCCCAGAAGTCCATCGAGCTGATGGACGCCTGGTCCGCCGTGATCAAGGAACACACCAACAGCAACGCCCCCCTCCAGACCGGCTGGGCCGGATCGGTCTGGCCGCGTGCCGCCGAGATCATCAAGTACACCTATACGGGCTGGCCCAACGCGGGCCGGTTCGCCACCATGCTGCGCGACGTCTATCTGCCCGTGGTCATCAAGGGCTCCCAGTCCAACGGCAACTGGGAGCTGTCGATGACCGAGGCGGCCATCGGCATCTCCGTGTTCCTGGAGGACCGCACCTCCTACGACAAGGCGGTCGCGACGTTCCGCGGCAGGGTGCCCGCGTACATCTACCTCAGCTCGGACGGCGCCCTGCCGAAGGTCGCACCGGGCAGCGGCCTCAGCGGACGCGACGCGATCGTCAAGTACTGGCAGGGCCAGTCCACGTTCATGGACGGCCTCACCCAGGAGACCTGCCGCGACCTGACCCACACGGGATACGGCATCTCGGCCATCTCCCACATCGCCGAGACCAGCCGCATCCAGGGCCAGGACCTCTACCCGGAGATCCAGGAGCGGCTGCGCCAGGCGCTGGGCCTCCAGTCGAAGTACATGATGGGCGCGGCCGTACCGTCCAACCTGTGCGGCGGCTCCCTCAAGGACAGTCTCGGCCCGGTCACCGAGGTCGGCTTCAACGCCCTGCACAACCGGCTGGGCATCGCCATGACCAACACCCAGGCGCTGACCGAGAAGCAGCGCCCGGCGGGCACGGACAACCTGTTCGTGGCCTGGGAGACGCTGACCCACGCGGACAATCCGGCCTGA